One Salmo trutta unplaced genomic scaffold, fSalTru1.1, whole genome shotgun sequence DNA segment encodes these proteins:
- the LOC115190842 gene encoding protein NLRC3-like, whose amino-acid sequence MSLSGEREEETTASKMSLSGEREETSASKMTHDTSSKSVQKSRAESPTTSLLSMKSDQPPAFSQEPLPDDNKEVESLDSEDVLKITYNLLDRRSQTLLTVQQDIKAKLKHKYQHTSEGIGHHGNQSLLKDIYTELYITEGGSGGLNNEHEVRQIEMASKKQTTQETPIKCNDIFKPLPGQDKPIRTVLTKGIAGVGKTVSVQKFLLDWAEGKANQDVHFMFPLPFRDLNLKKDQYSLMQLLSHYFPELKEIDSIEDGETKSVFIFDGLDECRLPLDFKNNEKCCDVTKPTSVDVLLTNLIEGNLLPSALLWITTRPAAANQIPPECVDQVTEVRGFNDPQKEEYFRKKIPDQNLANEIITQIKTSRSLHIMCHMPVFCWISATVLEMILKEAEKDEVPKTLTQMYSHYILIQIIVKNRKYNKATETNPKELSQSDKEMILKLAKLAFQQLQKGNLIFYEEDLRECGLDVTEASEYSALCTEIFKEESGLYQEKVYSFVHLSIQEFLAAVHALESCLDKKENVFSPTSDEEKESIQLSDLHRRAVDQALKSENGHLDLFLRFLLGLSLESNQNLLRGLLTQTGSTTQSNKKTVKRTVRYLSDKIKYESSPERVINLFHCLNELGANSLVEDMQTSLRSGTLSETRLEPDQCSALAYLLLMSEEVLEEFDMKTYNTSEEGYQRLLPVVKTCKRALLASCKVTYKSCETLASALQKPNCPLRELDLSYNDLGDRGVELLCVGLTSPLCNIQTLVLGQCGLTEGCCSVLASVLSSPNSQLKQLELRDNDLQDSGVTLLSAGLEDPDCKLHILGLSGCLVWIMVESTG is encoded by the exons atgagtctctctggggaaagagaggaggagaccactgcctctaaaatgagtctctctggggaaagagaggagacctCTGCCTCCAAAATGACCCATGACACCAGTTCTAAGAG TGTCCAGAAGTCCAGAGCAGAGTCACCTACAACCAGCCTGCTATCAATGAAGAGTGATCAGCCACCTGCTTTCAGCCAGGAACCATTACCAGATGACAATAAGGAAGTGGAGAGTTTGGACAGTGAGGATGTATTAAAGATCACATACAACCTTCTGGACAGAAGAA GTCAAACTCTGCTGACAGTCCAACAAGACATTAAGGCTAAACTGAAACACAAGTATCAACACACATCTGAAGGAATTGGACACCATGGAAACCAAAGTCTGTTAAAGgacatctacacagagctctacatcacagagggtggaagtggagggctcaataatgaacatgaggttagACAGATAGAGATGGCATCCAAGAAACAAACCACACAAGAGACACCAATCAAATGCAACGACATCTTCAAGCCTTTACCTGGACAAGACAAacctatcagaactgtgctgacaaaaggAATCGCTGGcgttggaaaaacagtctctgtgcagaagttcctCCTTGACTGGGCAgagggaaaagcaaatcaggacgTTCATTTCATGTTTCCTCTTCCTTTCCGTGATCTGAACCTGAAAAAGGACCAATACAGTCTGATGCAACTTCTTTCCCACTACTTCCCAGAGCTGAAAGAGATTGACAGCATTGAAGATGGTGAAACCAAATCTGTTTTCatttttgatggtctggatgagtgtcgACTTCCTCTAGACTTCAAAAACAATGAGAAGTGCTGTGATGTCACGAAGCCAACCTCAGTGGACGTGCTGCTGACAAACCTCATCGAGgggaatctgcttccctctgctctcctctggataacgacacgacctgcagcagccaatcagatccctcctgagtgtgttgaccaggtgacagaggtacgagggttcaatgatccacagaaggaggagtacttcaggaagaaaATCCCAGATCAGAATCTGGCCAATGAAATCATCACCCAAATAAaaacatcaaggagcctccacatcatgtgccacatgccagtcttctgttggatatcAGCCACTGTCCTTGAGATGATACTGAAAGAGGCAGAGAAGGATGAAGTCCCCAAAACTCTGACCCAGATGTACTCACACTACATTCTCATCCAAATCATTGTGAAGAACAGGAAGTACAACAAAGCCACAGAGACAAACCCAAAGGAACTGTCTCAGTCAGACAAAGAGATGATCCTGAAACTGGCCAAGCTGGCTTTCCAACAGCTGCAGAAGGGCAACCTGATCTTCTATGAGGAGGACCTGAGAGAGTGTGGCCTTGATGTCACAGAGGCATCAGAGTACTCAGCATTGTGTACAGAGATCTTTAAAGAAGAATCTGGGCTGTACCAAGAGAAGGTCTACAGCTTtgtgcatctgagcattcaggagtttctagcAGCAGTGCATGCTTTAGAATCATGTCTGGacaagaaggaaaatgttttctcccccacTAGTGATGAAGAGAAGGAGTCAATCCAGTTGTCTGACTTACACAGGAGAGCAGTGGACCAGGCCTTGAAGAGTGAGAATGGAcacctggacctgttcctccgcttccttctgggcctctcactggagtccaatcagaatctGTTACGAGGCCTCCTGACACAGACAGGAAGTACCACACAGAGCAATAAGAAAACAGTTAAGAGAACAGTCAGGTACCTTTCAGACAAGATCAAGTACGAATCCTCACCAGAAAGGGTCATCAACTTGTTCCACTGTTTGAATGAACTTGGTGCCAACTCTCTAGTTGAAGACATGCAGACCTCCCTGCGATCAGGAACTCTTTCAGAAACAAGACTAGAACCTGACCAATGTTCAGCCCTGGCCTACCTGTTACTGATGTCAgaggaggtgctggaggagtTTGACATGAAGACATACAACACATCAGAGGAAGGTTATCAGAGGTTGCTGCCGGTAGTTAAAACCTGCAAGAGAgcact actagCTAGCTGTAAAGTCACATATAAATCCTGTGagactctggcctcagctctgcagAAACCAAACTGCCCCCTGAGAGAACTGGACCTCAGCTACAAtgacctgggagacagaggagtggagctgctctgtGTTGGACTAACCAGTCCACTCTGCAACATACAGACACTAGT tctaggtCAGTGTGGTCTGACAGAGGGTTGCTGTTCAGTTCTGGCCTCAGTCCTGAGTTCACCCAACTCACAACTGAAACAACTGGAGCTGAGAGACAATGACCTGCAGGACTCAggagttacactgctgtctgctggactggaggatccagactgtaaactacacatactggg gctgtctggctgtctgg TGTGGATCATGGTGGAGAGTACAGGCTGA
- the LOC115190793 gene encoding NACHT, LRR and PYD domains-containing protein 1b allele 2: MSDYGIPQSCKTCDHVEDSTHWLQIEPLTSTVQGVTMFRHRTPKGSYECTVSGLRWLCERDVILKYHFRNWEPYSQLLKDMQYTQGGPLLDITMELGELEEIHLPHFVCLGTNPSLRNEMKILHVEEHGVSLEEVHEVTRFHAKILHPKFSAISVILSYVFSWNVDVHCDVVLYMAVKKETVISRLYLLLRNSSQKEAVQEREKNQMSQGYSEFLLSSPNGSLKLNSWFAFKNPHSTSIYPEKIQLLPADTTPSCCQMIMGNTGVDIEMELIGEDERTVWKSVVSKDVYSNDSHPISLTLPGIPAEEFLKKHRAILIQGVKNPMPIADDLSSKGMIGDEEYSRIKAETTEQDRMRELLRSVLPKGPEVTGACLKALIEHEYHLVKHLSGSST, translated from the exons ATGTCAGATTATG GGATTCCTCAGAGCTGTAAGACTTGTGACCATGTTGAG GACTCCACACACTGGCTTCAGATTGAACCCTTGACTTCCACTGTCCAGGGAGTGACAatgttcag ACACAGGACACCCAAAGGGAGTTATGAGTGCACAGTGTCTGGGCTCCGctggctgtgtgagagagatgtcatTCTGAAGTATCACTTCAGGAACTGGGAACCCTACAGTCAACTTCTGAAAGACATGCAGTACACACAAGGTGGTCCATTGCTGGACATCACTATGGAGTTAGGTGAACTGGAGGAAATTCATCTGCCACACTTTGTCTGTTTAG GGACCAACCCTTCCCTGAGGAATGAGATGAAGATTCTTCATGTAGAGGAACATGGAGTGTCTTTAGAGGAAGTGCATGAGGTCACCAGATTCCATGCTAAGATTCTCCATCCCAAGTTCTCAGCTATCTCTGTTATACTGAGCTATGTCTTTTCTTGGAACGTAGATGTCCACTGTGACGTGGTCCTCTATATGGCAGTAAAAAAGGAAACAGTAATTTCAAGGCTGTACCTGCTCCTCAGAAACTCCAGTCAGAAAGAG GCTGTTCAGGAACGGGAGAAAAATCAGATGTCCCAAGGATATTCAGAATTTCTCCTGTCAAGTCCAAACGGGTCCTTAAAGCTGAACAGTTGGTTTGCGTTCAAGAATCCCCACTCCACTTCCATCTATCCAGAG AAGATTCAGCTGTTacctgcagacaccacaccaagcTGTTGTCAGATGATAATGGGAAACACAGGGGTTGACATTGAGATGGAGTTAATCGGGGAAGATGAGAGGACAGTATGGAAATCAGTGGTATCAAAAG ATGTATACAGCAACGACTCTCATCCAATAT CATTAACACTCCCTGGGATTCCTGCTGAGGAGTTTCTGAAGAAACACAGAGCTATACTCATTCAGGGAGTCAAAAACCCAATGCCAATAGCAGATGATCTGTCGTCAAAGGGCATGATTGGTGATGAAGAGTACTCcagaataaaagctgaaacaacTGAACAGGACCGAATGAGAGAACTACTGAGATCAGTCCTCCCTAAAGGACCAGAAGTGACGGGAGCTTGTCTCAAAGCTCTCATTGAACATGAATACCATCTTGTTAAGCACTTGAGTGGATCTAG cacctaa